The sequence TGGTCGATCGGCGAGAAGAAATAACTTGTAGGGTTGTTTTTATCCATTGGGGTGGTTTTACAAATGAGGGTAACTTAAAAAGTCAAGAGGTGTTATTTAGGATATTTCAAAATTATATGGGTGGTAAATAGGATAAGTGGGGGTGGTAATTTATGTGAGTGGCAAATAGAAAAAGCGTGGGTGGCAAATAGGGAAAACCTATCAATATGTATCACGGAATTATACACTTTTTccttcagtacatatcaatatgtatttgcTGAATCAATATGTACCATGAGATGATAAACTTTTTCCTtgaatacatattttccttcagtATATAACAATATGTATTGCTGGATCAATATGTATTGTGGGATTATACACTTTTACCTATAATACGTATTTTCctccagtacatatcaatatgtactgtttgATCAATATGTACCGTGGGATGATACATTTTTTTccttcagtacatatcaatatgtacgaTCATACATAACAATATGTACTGCTCGTGGTGATTAGCagagatcttcttcttcttcttctttcactgAATCTCAGTTATGTTTTTTATTTCTGTATCCTAATTTGATTTTAAGCTTTTAGTTTTATGGGGTTTTTtgatgattgatttttttttacagtTTCTGATTCGATTTTCGGTGCCCAAATTTTCGATTTCGATATGGGAATAGTTTTAGATTTTCTGGTTTGTGAACGACAACGACGTGGTTTTAGTGAAATCTTAGTGAAAAGGAACACTCTGATGGGGAGAAAGataattttatgtttttaaaaCCTTTTTGGACCTCCGGTTAATTGATTTTTGCCGGTGGATTATAGGATAAGCCGGATCGGGTTTAGTGTACTGAACAATAAATTTCTCTTTTTTTACCCCACCCATTACATTATTTCCCGGGGATTATTTCTCTTTTTGTTCGTGTTCTTAGTTCAACCCTACCGGGTCCGATGAGGGTTTCGAATGCCGATCTTGGGACCAACAATTTTTTGATTTCACCAGTTACAAACTTTGAACCGACCGAAGACTACAAATACAACAGCTTCTCCACTAGGGTTTCTCTGATCCTCTTAAACCCTCCGTTTACAGGGAAAAGCTCTTCATTCCTTCACCATGGTTCGTTACGGATTTCTACACAATTTTTTCAATAAACTCTCATATAATTCATCAGATTTCTATTGTTAATTCTTGTTTATAAATCGATAGTCTCACCTTTTTGTTGTGATTGCAGCCTCAGGGAGATTATATAGAGCTTTATCAGAAGCGAAATGGTTATCGACTTGATCATTTCGAGAGGAAGCGTAAAAGAGAAGCTCGCGAAGTTCACAAACGATCTTCTAGGGCGCAGACTGTAAGAATTTATCTCGTTATCTATtgattttctgttaaagattttTAGTTAACATTTCAATTTTGTTAAAAACAGACTATTGGACTCAAGGGTAAACTAATTTCAAAGAAACGTTATGCTGAGAAGGCCTTGATGAAGAAAACGTAAGTTGTCCGTTTACCTTGTATACAATACTGTCATGCGTTGTTTCTATAAGTGAAGAACTGAAATATCGCAGGATTTGGACCAATGCACACAAGTAAAACATCAACAAATTCGACAATACACCGTTCATTAACTTTAATATATGGACATTACATGCATTTAAATACATTATCAGATGAATCTGCAAACTAGTATACCAATGGCTTTATGAATTCAATTTCCTGTTCGAGATCGTTTGCTACAGTTGTGCTTGAGTTGGCAGTGGCTGTCTGTGTGATACTGATTTTGGTTGTTAAATGTTTCATCTACTATTGTGGCAGCATTGCCATGCATGAAGAGTCGAATAAGAGAGGCAAGACTGATGACGAGGTTAACGATGAGGCTCTTCCTCCTTATCTTCTAGATCGTGAAACAACTACACGTGCGAAGGTAATAGAAGAATTTTTGCTAGCCCAGCTATTCCTATCCACCGATTCAATTTTTTGTTACTTGATGGCTTAGTGACGCCCCTTTAATGTTACTGCAGGTTCTTAGCAACACTATCAAGCAAAAGAGGAAAGAGAAGGCTGGTAAATGGGAGGTTCTCTGCCTAAGGTAACTCTTCCTGCATTTCATGGATTTCTTGGGATGCTTGTCAGTGACTCACCCCAGTTTATAATAGTATGTACTGCGAAATGACAATTTAGAGATTCCCAGTTCCTATATATCTTTTATCTTTGAGTGCCTTGAAAATAGTTTGATCTTTGGTTGGAAGGGAACGCTTGTATGTCATAATATTATCTCTCTTCTTTTATAGACATCTTGTTGATTTTCCTTTTTATATTAAAATTTTGCCTCTCTCTCACAGGTAAGGCCTATGGCTGAGGATGAGATCTTCAAGGTTCAAGATAGTGGAAAAAGGAAAAGTGAGTATAAAAACATATTTAAGTACTATAGCGTTTATGGTTTGGGGGTAAATGATGTCaatagaaaattaaaataaattagcaGGCCAAATATGTTAGGAGGTTCTTATGGCAGAAATGTTGCTCACAACCAGATTCTCTGTATTGGCCACTTCTGATAAGTGATAATCTATATTCAACTTTGTCTCGCAGCCAAGCACTGGAAGAGGATGATCACCAAAGCAACTTTTGTGGGACCTGGGTTCACATGAAAGCCTCCAAAGTATGAGCGCTTCATTCGCCCATCTGGGTTACGATTCACCAACGCTCATGTTACACACCCTGAACTTAAATGTACTTTTAATCTTGAAATCATTGGTATAAAGAAGAATCCCAACGGTCCTATGTACACGTCTCTTGGCGTTCTCACTAAGGGAACCATTATTGAGGTAATGAGTTAAGAGTGCTCAAATTTCATGTTGTCATCTTGTGTTCAACAATGTTTTGATGTGGACATCATTTTCTTTCAACTGTGGAAATAACAGGTGAACGTGAGTGAACTTGGTCTGGTTACACCAGCTGGGAAAATTGTATGGGGTAAGTAAAATAGCTTACACCTATgtttaaataaacttgccatgttTTACCATCCAGAAGAAAATGATACTTCGTTTTTTTCTTTATCATTTGAGCTAATAATGTACATTTTGGACGCATTCAGGGAAATATGCGCAGGTTACAAATAACCCGGAGAATGATGGGTGTATAAACGCTGTGCTGCTAGTTTAAGGGGTGATTAAAAAATTACAAATAACTTCTCTTTTGACCCTTCCAGCATTTAGCCGTGCTTCTCCATGTGACCTAACTCTTGAGTAATTAGTTGATTTCTGATGGGCACCTTGTAGATCTTTATGTTCTTCTATCTAGTGATATAATGATGGTACATGTACAGCCTTATCTTTTCAATGGTACTGTCTATTGTTGACATTTTATATTCGAAAATGCTTCCCAACGTCAGAGTAGCTATCGTTTCAGAACTTATAAAAGAAGTGTTGTTTTTCCACTTATGGCAAGTTGCAACCCACAATTAGAGTTAACCCGTGAGACTGTAACTTGAAAGTTGACTCCGTGTTAGCTAACAGAATTTGCATATTGCCTATACATTGTCAGAGTGGCCTTGTATCCCACTGCTCTgtgataaaataaccaaatattgTGAGTGTGCTTCCTTCGAGAAGTTCTGCTTGGCTTTCTTGCAGACATTGTCGTAACATTTAGGAAGTGCAACACATACGCGTGGCAGTTCTGGAAatctgtatttgtagtatgaatgtGTTTGGACTTGGCGTAACAAACTGATGGTCCTTGGACATTTTTGAATTCATTAAGGGGCAGTGTGTGATGATGTTGATTATGTGCTGTCAAAGCATGCTCGTAAAGATTTTTGTACTCATCATGTATTGCAATCTTCCTGGACAACATTGGAAATTTCTCTCctctaattgattttaatttaCTCTCATCTCAACATGCATCTTCAACTTGTTAAGGCTCCATAATATACCGAGTGAAATTTTTTGTAGGAAACTTTAGTGATCGAGATGGTCCATAAGCATATTAGGTGATGTAATATGAAGTGTTTGTGTTTTTCAAGGCTCCATAAGCATTATGCATAATCACTACTCACCAGCATGCATGTCTATTATCTTAACTCAGATTATTTTTACTCGTCAATTCAGGATTTCTTGTATTATATTCTGAAAGCTGAGGTGCTTTAGTTTTTGTTGCCATGTTGTTGCATTGTATTCAAGTGACGGTTGCTCTGATGTGCACGTACTCTTCAGTTGTGAATTGAAATAGCCTTGTGTATACTACTAGCTTGCTAAGTCAGTGAAATTCTGGGTGTCTCAATAAAGTGGTGTCTGCATATCACACTGTTACAGGTTTGGCATCAGAATGATGGTTATCATTCTCTCTAGGTGCTGATGGTGGGAAATTGTATTAGCTATGTCCAAATTATCTGCTATATGAACTGCTGGAAATGTAGGTGCTAAGTCAGTGAAATTCTGGGTGTCTCAGTAACATGGTGTCTGCATATCACACTGTTACAGGTTTGGCATCAGAATGATGGTTATCATTCTCTCTGGGTGCTGATGGTGGGAAATTGGATTAGCTATGTCCAAATTATCTGCTATATGAACTGCTGGAAATGCAGGTGAAAACCTTGAGTGTCAGTGTCTTACGGAAATGTAGGTGAAAACCTTCGGTTGTGAGTGTCAGTGTCTTACATAGGAATTACGCAGTGCTTAGGAGTATCGAAAGATCTGTCCCCAAGCTAAGTCTAACTGACCGTACCAAAAAGGATTCTCAGGTTCTAGCCTGCTGAAGACAGAGGTCAACTTCTGCAAGTGTTTATAGGTACTCCTTACAAATTTTGGGACCTTAAGGCTTTTAATGTGTTTACGTATCAAGAAATGCTATTAGTACAACCTATTCGTTCTTAGGGTGTATCTTTGTTTCTCTTATATATAAAACAGTGGATAGATGAGAATATCTTCAAGCATTCCGAGTTCTATCTTTGCTCAATATAGTTAATAAGTTTGATTTCAAGATAGTTTGGTTTCAATTCTTGTTGTGTTGAATTTTGATTTGTGCTTTATTAAATTAAAATTTAGTGAGCTAGGACATCCTGGAAACTGCATCTTAAATGTTTTTTCTTTTCGCTCCGTCAAAATAAAAGGCACACAAGCTGTGCGCTGGTAAAAACATCTTAAATAAGCATCTGAATGTTTTTTACTTATTGTGTTCAAACTTAATGCATCAGGTGGTTTGTATATTGGCAGTAATCTGTTGGCAAATACTCTGTTGTTTCTCAATTTAAATCCTTAATCAGCTCAATCTCCTTGTGTTTGTCCTGGTAGGGTTCTTGTTGGCTTTAGAtggtttatgatttttttatggTATTATATATACTAGTAGCTATTAGTTGGTTGATGCACAGGGTGTTTAACTATGTCAGTTGATTATGATTGCCCAGGGTGTTTTAACGATGCGCATTACACCATATGAGTTGGTTAAAAACTCTTTAAAATGTTGTCTTTAGGAAGCAGAGCAGCAAGGGTCATGGGGATGGGAGGTGGGGTGGGTTTTCAGGCTTAACGAATGGTTGAATAGTAAGTGACAGAAAAAGACTTCCAAATAAAGTTTGTTTTACAATTGTGGTCACAATTAATCAGGTACATATAAACCATCACCATAATTGTAGGGTAGAAAAAGAGACGGAACTTTTATGGGAGGTGACCAAAGCAAAGAGTAGGATTCCAGTGTTTGTGTGTATTCATATgatctttatttttttggttgaGCAGCATTAAATAGACGACAAGaagcaaaagataaaaaaaaaaaaaaaaaaaaaaaagcaagcaTACACCGTGGGTAAGAGAATCGGCTACATGACTAGTCAGATAAACGGATACTGGCACTCTAGTTTACACATTTGCTTTGGCCCGCATTTTAAATGAATCCATTTAGCTATTAGACAAACGAAACATATGTTTGCTTTGTTTGCCAAAGATGTGAGGCCAATAAGTAGAACTCACCATTGTCACCAACAATGGAAACTGCAGTAATGCAAATAAGGTAACAGGCACGAAACCAAATAGCACTATAGGAATAGGAACCCACCTTAATCTATGCACAAGCACAATATCAAGTGCTGCACCAAAGGCTACCATCATCGTGACTATAGAGAAAAAGAGAGTTGCAAGACCAAGTATCAGTTTTGTTGGTAAAGAAAGGAGGAAATCTTCTTCTGCATATCGTGATGTCAGAATGGCTAAGAACATAAGAATTGATGTGATTGAGGAAAATAGAGCCAAGGCATCTGCTATGGCGAAAATCATGAATGAATTTTCGTTCAAGAAAATTGGGATGCCTCTATCACTACTTTCATCATTATTGAAATTTCCACCAGGCACAGTAAAAGCTGCAGCAAATACTACTGTAGCGATAAGGGCGGCCACCAGCATGCAAGATTGAGCAGTGTCCTTCATCCATTTTTCTCCTTCCCTCATCAGCTCCTTGTGTTGCGTTGTGAATATAGATTGGGCTGTAAACCCATCTTTATTTCTGACCAATCTTTCCGATTTTAGTACCATATTTTTCACACCCTGAAAGAAATAAATTTATGAATCTttagataaaaatatacaatccaaatctttttctttttgccatTTTACTATGTAATCTTAAATACCTTAAACCACTGCATCTCTCGTTGCATCTGTAGAGCTGCACCTGAAACTAAATTGAGTCGAGGGAAAGGCGCTAACTTGGCGGCATAGTGCAAGACCCCATTACCATCCTTATCTTTTCTAGAAACCAGTTCGTTTTTATCTTCCTCACTAATCTTGCACATGAGattcaaaatattttcatttcGTTCTTCAATTGCCATTTGGATTAGTGTTTGATTCTTCATCATTTTAGTCCAGATTAGGTAAGGAAATTCTTTTAGACACTCTTCAACAAGTTCAGTTGTCCCAAATTTTATAGCTGTCTTCAATACCCCAGAATTCTCAAAAAAATCTGCTTCCTCGGCCTCAGTGGTCATCTGATTAAGTTGTGCAAACATACCTTTAACTAAACTGGAGGCATGTCCATGCATCGACTTTTGTTTGTATATTTGCTTGTATAAATGTTTGATGCCGGGGACTGAAACAAAAGTAAAACGAACCATAAGACATTCTCTATCCAACTTCATACACATCTGTCCGTCACCTGATGTTCCAGATGTTTTTAAGTCGAGTCTCCCACACATTTACGATCAACTGATTGGTTTGGTTGAAAGGCGATTCTCTAAAATCTAGTTAATCCTGCTCCTAATATACTATCTCATATTAACTAAAATGTAAAATGCTTGGGTTTGCAAATGATCTTCACAGTATCAAAAACATGTTTACAGCAGACCCTATAAACAAACTACATAGGGACATCCCATAAATGTAGACAAGGCACACCAGGTAAAGATATGCATCAGTTAACTTACTTAAGCTACCACACCGGTCCATCTGTGACTGTCACCAACTAGTTAGTCCCGAGCTACTACAAGTAACTACTTGAGATTAAATCATACCTTGGCAGAGCCAATAGAGAATGGTCATGGTTCGGCTTGTTGGCGAGGATTCAGCTGTCACTGCTGGATTCTCCGGGTCGTCTATATTGTTACTGTTAGTTGAAATTGGCACGTCCACATGAACCACTGCAATTCCAGTTTGCACATATTCATTATAAGATGTAAAAGTTGTCAAGTTTTATGATACAGACTATATTGGAAGGATTTTGCCTCTGGAAAAACATTGGGACTTCCGAAACCACACCACCTGAAACTACCAACAGAAAATCAGTATAAAAACCCCACTCCCTTCATGTGACTCTCGCGATCCATATGTCGGCTAGGTTCCCTGTCATCCTACTTTTTCTATTTCCAACTAACTCATGGAACAAAGCAAAGATAGCGCCATGCTCGTTCTGACACTATTGACTGCAGTCTTACATACAGTACATGATTAGGCTTTAGCTCTGGTTATCGGACCATCCAACTATGTATTGTTCCCACACAAGGGCACACTGGTAGTATGCTATATAGACCactaaagatttttttttgctaagataTAGACTACTAAAGATAGACCACTAACTTGAGTAGATGCTCCGTTGCCAGAAATTTAATTTACTTCCACTTTGAAAGTTGAACGGTCTTTGAGCCATCACTTCTAGAGGCCACATATTGCTGTTTTTCGCCTTTTCCATAACCAACTCGGGAGACCGATGAAAGAGAGACAGAGCAATGTCTACAAAAACATAAGATAAGTGTTGTTTCGTCGAATTAAATGGATAAAGTCTGGTAATATGAGTCACCAAATTTTTCTGTGCAATCGATTATACAACTTACTTACCATAGTAGTCTGCATCAAGTAAATTACACATTAGTGCAGCACCGTCAGGACCAGATAAGGGACTTGGATTCTCATCCTTAGTGACACTAAGAAGATACTCAATCGTCTCCTTTTTCCCAAGTGAAACGAACAAGGAAGCAATTAAAAGTGGTACTCTTCCTTCGTTATCACGTATTTGTGTCAGATTGTTGTTTTTGGTCACCATTGCTTCAGCAATTCTTGTCTTTCCTTCTCTAGCAACAATGTGAAGTGCAGTgtaaccaaatttggtttctttTAGTCCAAGTGCTTCCTGCGGCATGCATCTTACAAGTTTCTCGACAAATTCCCACTGTTTGTGATCTGCAGCTACAAGTAGTGCCGTGTCTGACTCGATTGTGATTATTGCTGTCATCGAGCTTGGATTACCATTAAACAACTCTTGGGCTTTCTCCCAGTCACCTTCTTGAGCTGATTGGTACAGTGACATGTATTCGACCACAACAAAGCTCCTTACGGGAGTACCTTTCGAGATCAATCAATAAGAAGATTTTAAACTGACACATACCAAAATACAACCAATAAAAAGAATATTGAAAGAAATATTCACCAGAATCAAGCTTTGGGGAAGGAGTTTTTGGAGGCAAAATTTCTTCCACATTTTGATCAGTATTAAGAATAATATTACGGTCTCTATTAAGTAGATCATTCAAGCAATTCTTCCGAAAAGACATCTCGTGTACTACAGAATCATTTTCTGGTCGCATAAGTGCAGATTCTTTCAGATTACAGTTGTTGCTGTTATTGTTTCTGCTGGTAATAGCAGGACAAGTCATCTTAGTAATGTTAGTATTCATGCCTGTTTATAAATAAGAACAAGTAAAAAATTACCTTGCGTAACAGCTGCGAGTTCAACGGCTACTTCATCACCGGGGTTATTGTTATCATCAGGACACGATGTAGTAGGCTGTTGAGGTAAGACGGCCAGATTTTGTTGGTCGATAACTTCATGTCGACCAAGTTGATCACAAAAACTAACATGATTCATATACTTTGCATTTTGGTTTAGCGTTTGTATAAGGGTGGTGAAACTTGTTGCTAAAACATCCAACTGACGTTGAGTTTTTTCTTGAGTGTCGACGAGATTACGGAACCTGCTCTCGAAAGATTGGGTGTCATCTCCCGATCTAGACATGGTGATCGACCGGTGGGTGATACTTTAAATTCCCGACATATGAAATGAAAGATGAGATTATATGTATTGTTCGATAATTAGTTTGTTACAATAATTGAAGACAAATAATTCTTTCGGGTGAGAACCGATATAACATGCACAAACATGCAGTATACATTTGACTTTTTAAAttgattttaaaattttatgGGCCATCTTCAGCGATGCAAAATCTCAAATGAAGAGCAAAAACACGCAAGGGAGGTTGAATATGACTAAACGAAGAACAACTAACAACTAAATTAATAACAAGCCTGTTACAGGGGCGGCAtgatttattagaggggcggcattgtaataggacaaaaagggtcattgcATGATAATTCAAGTGTTCCTTATCCAAAATAAACTGGAAATAACAAATTaatcctcataattgataacctagtttaacgatgataatcaagtttagtgttaatgattaattttacttatattaattcaaaatcaaaatcaaatttttagagttaaaaaaaaatttagaggagaaggtcaatctcaatcaattgaagaaattaaccaacaaaatcaagaaccaggacctgaaaatgaccgggtatacttctaaattagtcccagctagctttttgttgctcaaagttatctaaagtacgtaaaaaattcaatttttttacattttcagagatAATTACGAttggaattttgctcataaccaaccgtaaatcgaagttacggttcgtaaaagatgcactaccaaccgtaacttgttaaatttgaagaaaacccaatcgtaaaaccagttacggttggtaactaaatgctcgatacgaaccgtaactcagttacggttggtaaccaaatgctcgataccaaccgtaactgaattacggttggtaaccaaatgctcgataccaaccgtaactgagttacggttcgtaaactaaaatggttaccaaccgtaactgaagaaaattcttagatataagaacatacggttggtaattgaactattaccaaccgtaacaacatcaaaatctccagttacggttcgtaattgagttaaaatcaaccgtaactcacataaccccagaaatttcaatttcaattttcatttaaagccctaatttttgatagaaactaaacttaaatcgaaccaaatcgtaactgggttttcaaaacatacctcatattagtcattacactacacttgatcaATTTTCGAATCgttgattaatcgaagacgatgaaattttgagttttaatggaggttacggttgatgggaggaggagaagagaagaagaaagaaaacaaattttcaatttagctttgatttaggttaaaaaatggggaggttaatctagtcaatttacatcccctaTAGACCATctcctaaccaactagagggacattactatcacactgtcGCCCCTCtgataaaccatgccgcccctataacaggctTGTTCCACAATTTATTGAGTTGCATTAGCATTGCTCACATTAGAAAGCTTGAGAGCTTTCTGACATCTCCACTTGGGTTAGGCGTGGTACAACTCATTTATTACCCACCGTTCTCGAATTTTATTCCCATCTTACTCTAGACTCCTTTGACTCGAAATGAGTTGGCTCGTTTGGTCCccgggcacctagctcagctggtcatccccgttttcaaagtttcatgcgttctaggaggtcccaggttcgaacctccgatgacgtaatattgcagaaattagcatggaaggtagagttagtttgccccccttgtgacacaatctcaaacCCCCATCCGTCGTTTCGGCTTCCTTGAATAGGTTACCCATGAAACTCGCTGGTAgactagcacaacaacctgttcaattaatgtagtagtacgttgttagagcttaacttgttaggcttccaactagttattgtaatactctttatccaataataatattaacaaatgaaatacaaaaataatcatCAAAATGTTAGCAGCTCCCAAAACAAAAGAGTTAGTCCACATTGCTAGCTACAGTCACAAAACAGCTCCATATTAAACAGCTCCATATTCTTTTCAAATACATCTTTTGCCTAGTGCTTGTTTTGATACTCGTTCAAACAATTATTTGGTCAGATTTATTAAAAGTGAAAGAGATGATTAATGATGATGATATGAGATAGACAGAAGCAAGAAAGATTATGGGTGTGAGTAAAAAATTCCTGAAAAATTAAATGAAAATGATCTGAGAGGGCCTGTAATTTGTTGAGACTGATTTCTATCTTACTCCATAGCTAAGGTAGGCGTGATAATAAAAAATTCTATCTTACTCCGTCTTTCCTTAGTCTGGATGGGTGGATTGAACTAGAAGGAATACAACTTAGGATGGAAATAAAGTCAcctaatttattttaataaataaaataaaatgaatagaAGATGAAAagacaattaaaaaaaataaagaaatataaatatTAATTATTGTGACAATTAAATGTGAAACCCgtagagataagaagaagaatcttATAAGGGGATTAAAATAGAACCATTACATaatttcctttatatacaacGCTAGGAATCTAGATGGACCGCATATCCATGGACCGTAGGCCCtgcaacactcccccttgtgcggttcaataagaaaattttatacataatgctttacatatagttcttcaaatgtcgttctcctTAATGACTTGTGCCGGAGTCCATtgtctcattaa comes from Papaver somniferum cultivar HN1 chromosome 7, ASM357369v1, whole genome shotgun sequence and encodes:
- the LOC113295923 gene encoding protein ACCELERATED CELL DEATH 6-like is translated as MRPENDSVVHEMSFRKNCLNDLLNRDRNIILNTDQNVEEILPPKTPSPKLDSGTPVRSFVVVEYMSLYQSAQEGDWEKAQELFNGNPSSMTAIITIESDTALLVAADHKQWEFVEKLVRCMPQEALGLKETKFGYTALHIVAREGKTRIAEAMVTKNNNLTQIRDNEGRVPLLIASLFVSLGKKETIEYLLSVTKDENPSPLSGPDGAALMCNLLDADYYDIALSLFHRSPELVMEKAKNSNMWPLEVMAQRPFNFQSGSKLNFWQRSIYSMVHVDVPISTNSNNIDDPENPAVTAESSPTSRTMTILYWLCQVPGIKHLYKQIYKQKSMHGHASSLVKGMFAQLNQMTTEAEEADFFENSGVLKTAIKFGTTELVEECLKEFPYLIWTKMMKNQTLIQMAIEERNENILNLMCKISEEDKNELVSRKDKDGNGVLHYAAKLAPFPRLNLVSGAALQMQREMQWFKGVKNMVLKSERLVRNKDGFTAQSIFTTQHKELMREGEKWMKDTAQSCMLVAALIATVVFAAAFTVPGGNFNNDESSDRGIPIFLNENSFMIFAIADALALFSSITSILMFLAILTSRYAEEDFLLSLPTKLILGLATLFFSIVTMMVAFGAALDIVLVHRLRWVPIPIVLFGFVPVTLFALLQFPLLVTMVSSTYWPHIFGKQSKHMFRLSNS